In bacterium, one genomic interval encodes:
- a CDS encoding T9SS type A sorting domain-containing protein, producing TILSVYPNPFNDQARVRFDLLKSERVEITLYDLTGRRVRTLADEVCDAGRHEIGFDARGLASGTYFVRLRNHSIVRTQKILLLR from the coding sequence CACGATTCTCTCCGTCTATCCCAATCCGTTCAACGATCAGGCGCGGGTGCGGTTCGATCTGTTGAAATCGGAGCGGGTGGAGATCACGCTGTATGATCTTACGGGAAGGCGGGTTCGCACGCTCGCCGATGAAGTGTGCGATGCGGGGCGGCACGAGATCGGATTCGATGCGCGCGGTCTCGCATCGGGGACGTATTTCGTGCGGCTCAGGAACCATAGCATTGTCAGGACGCAGAAAATCCTGCTCCTGCGATAG
- a CDS encoding STAS domain-containing protein has protein sequence MVSSSKRDGVFIIALAGKLMGDDTNDFYQVIGQAATENIKSVVLDLKDVDWINSTGLGMIIAGSARVRDMGGTLKLAQPNDSISKVLTLNRLHQIFEIHPTIEAAIASFK, from the coding sequence ATGGTCTCATCATCCAAACGGGATGGCGTGTTCATCATCGCGCTGGCGGGCAAGCTGATGGGCGACGACACCAACGATTTTTATCAAGTGATCGGGCAGGCGGCCACGGAGAACATCAAGTCCGTCGTGCTCGATCTGAAAGACGTGGATTGGATCAACAGCACGGGACTGGGAATGATTATCGCGGGGAGCGCCCGCGTCCGCGACATGGGCGGCACGCTCAAGCTCGCACAGCCCAACGATTCCATCAGTAAAGTGCTGACCTTGAACCGGCTGCACCAAATCTTTGAGATCCACCCAACAATTGAGGCGGCCATCGCCAGCTTCAAATAG